The Panacibacter microcysteis genome includes a window with the following:
- a CDS encoding alkaline phosphatase family protein — translation MKKLLFIALLCCSAMAMAQKKKAVFIIIDGIPADLIEKLNTPTIKAIAGEGGFTPAYCGGEKGAYNETPTISAVGYNTVLTGTWVNKHNVWDNDIAEPNYRYYTIFRYLKEADPSKKIAIFSTWLDNRTKLAGDALPATGNIKFDYAFDGLELDTSHYPHDRNAEYIRKIDDTVSTVAGEYIKANGPDLSWVYLEHTDDMGHRYGDSKQYYDAIEAADGRIKKVWDAIQYRKKQFGEDWLIIVTTDHGRDPKSGHNHGGQSDREKLGWIATNAKNLNAEFKAGTASQADIMPAIARFMHMVVPKENAMEIDGTSFIGNISAIEPNAKPENGKIVVTWKAVTAKGNAKIWLSTTNNFKTGGKDDYKMVAEVPVSQQQVSIDVSKMPSQMYKIVIEAPDNILNRWVLVK, via the coding sequence ATGAAGAAACTATTATTTATTGCACTGTTGTGTTGTTCGGCAATGGCCATGGCGCAAAAAAAGAAAGCAGTTTTTATTATCATCGATGGCATACCGGCAGACCTTATTGAAAAGCTGAATACGCCCACGATAAAAGCCATAGCCGGAGAAGGCGGTTTTACACCTGCCTATTGTGGTGGCGAAAAAGGTGCATACAATGAAACACCTACAATTTCTGCGGTGGGCTATAATACAGTACTTACAGGCACATGGGTAAACAAACACAATGTGTGGGACAATGATATTGCCGAGCCAAATTACCGCTACTACACCATTTTCAGGTATTTGAAAGAAGCAGATCCATCTAAGAAGATCGCTATTTTTTCTACCTGGCTGGATAACAGGACGAAGCTTGCAGGCGATGCATTGCCTGCTACAGGGAATATAAAATTTGACTACGCATTTGACGGCCTGGAGCTTGATACCAGCCATTACCCGCACGACCGGAATGCAGAGTACATCAGGAAAATTGACGACACCGTTTCAACCGTTGCAGGCGAATACATTAAAGCCAACGGCCCCGATCTTTCATGGGTTTACCTGGAACATACAGACGATATGGGCCACCGCTATGGAGACAGTAAACAATATTATGATGCCATTGAAGCAGCCGATGGCAGGATAAAAAAAGTATGGGATGCCATTCAATACCGAAAAAAACAATTTGGAGAAGATTGGTTGATTATTGTTACAACAGATCATGGCAGAGACCCTAAAAGTGGCCATAACCATGGCGGGCAAAGCGACAGGGAAAAGCTTGGCTGGATTGCTACCAATGCAAAAAACCTGAATGCTGAGTTTAAGGCTGGTACTGCTTCGCAGGCAGATATTATGCCGGCTATAGCGCGGTTTATGCATATGGTGGTGCCCAAAGAAAATGCCATGGAAATAGACGGCACTTCTTTTATTGGAAATATCAGTGCTATTGAACCAAATGCAAAACCGGAAAACGGTAAAATAGTAGTTACATGGAAGGCTGTTACGGCAAAAGGCAATGCAAAGATCTGGCTGAGCACCACCAATAATTTTAAAACAGGCGGTAAAGACGATTACAAAATGGTTGCTGAGGTGCCTGTTAGTCAGCAACAGGTTTCGATAGATGTCAGTAAAATGCCATCACAGATGTATAAAATCGTAATAGAAGCACCGGATAATATACTTAACAGGTGGGTATTGGTAAAGTAA